A single Deinococcus betulae DNA region contains:
- a CDS encoding OmpH family outer membrane protein, with product MKISAKITAPLALAAAFGLGTVSPHAQTTPQKVGFVDVAKLLAAHPADKEIQEIQKKADAELGAIDKQIKAIDAKGTAATAADKQTRETLVKTIQSKADAYDKQMQPKIAVVEKAVDTAISAVAKSNGYGIIMDRDVASKSGLVIYADATAEITDAVAKAVK from the coding sequence ATGAAGATTAGCGCCAAAATTACTGCTCCCCTGGCCCTTGCGGCTGCGTTCGGCCTGGGTACGGTGTCACCCCACGCCCAGACGACGCCTCAAAAAGTTGGTTTTGTCGACGTGGCCAAACTGCTGGCCGCTCACCCCGCCGACAAGGAAATTCAGGAGATTCAGAAGAAGGCGGACGCTGAACTGGGCGCCATTGACAAGCAGATCAAGGCCATTGACGCCAAGGGCACGGCGGCCACCGCCGCCGACAAGCAGACGCGCGAAACGCTGGTGAAGACGATTCAGTCCAAGGCCGACGCCTACGACAAGCAGATGCAGCCCAAGATTGCGGTTGTGGAAAAAGCCGTGGACACGGCGATTAGTGCCGTGGCCAAGAGCAACGGGTACGGCATCATCATGGACCGCGACGTCGCGTCCAAGAGCGGCCTGGTGATCTACGCCG
- a CDS encoding CBS domain-containing protein encodes MLVRDWMTRDPVTVTPDTPVMDALRVLKEGGFRRLPVVQDGRLVGITTRKDLKDAMPSKATTLSVWELNYLLSKLTVEEMMARPVVTAAEGEYMEDAALRMQEHHVGGLPVLNDAGQLSGIITTMDVLRAFTGILGMREGGKRLTLDMPDVPGSLERATGAILPSNIISVATFGGENGRRRFVMRVNGDGVSDVRQRVQATGIEVMD; translated from the coding sequence ATGCTTGTACGCGACTGGATGACCCGTGACCCCGTGACTGTCACGCCCGACACACCTGTCATGGACGCCCTGCGGGTGCTGAAAGAAGGGGGCTTTCGCCGCCTGCCGGTGGTACAGGATGGCCGCTTGGTCGGGATTACCACGCGCAAGGACCTCAAAGACGCCATGCCCAGCAAGGCCACGACCCTGAGCGTCTGGGAACTGAACTACCTGCTGAGCAAGCTGACCGTTGAAGAAATGATGGCCCGCCCGGTGGTCACCGCCGCCGAAGGCGAATACATGGAAGACGCTGCGCTGCGGATGCAGGAGCACCATGTGGGCGGCCTGCCGGTGCTGAATGACGCCGGGCAGCTGAGCGGCATCATCACCACAATGGACGTGCTGCGCGCCTTTACCGGCATTCTGGGCATGCGCGAGGGGGGCAAGCGCCTGACCCTGGACATGCCCGACGTGCCCGGCAGCCTGGAGCGCGCCACCGGCGCCATCTTGCCCAGCAACATCATCAGCGTGGCAACATTTGGCGGGGAAAATGGCCGCCGCCGCTTCGTGATGCGGGTCAACGGCGACGGAGTAAGCGACGTGCGCCAGCGCGTGCAGGCCACCGGCATTGAAGTGATGGACTGA
- the lysX gene encoding lysine biosynthesis protein LysX, protein MADLAVLYDRIRPDEKMLFEALDALGTPYDKVYTPHLKVTFDDQGRAAVPWRVALERCVSQSRGHGVTRALEGFGVKVINPAHVIELCGDKLATNAALHAAGLPTPRTGVAFDGETALALIEDLGYPVVLKPTVGSWGRMVSRLNDRAAAEAVIEHKEVLGGPQHGIFYVQELVNKPGRDIRAFVVGGQCIGAIYRTSEHWITNTARGAKASNCPVTPELADLAVRAAAAVHGQIVAIDLVEDPQAQNEWGGLKIIEINHTMEFKNSVATTGVNIPRLMGEYALSLL, encoded by the coding sequence ATGGCTGATCTTGCCGTGCTGTATGACCGGATTCGTCCGGATGAAAAGATGCTCTTTGAGGCCCTGGACGCGCTGGGCACGCCCTACGACAAGGTGTATACCCCGCACCTGAAGGTGACCTTCGATGACCAGGGCCGCGCGGCCGTGCCCTGGCGCGTGGCCCTCGAACGCTGCGTCAGCCAGAGTCGGGGTCACGGCGTTACCCGCGCACTGGAAGGCTTTGGGGTCAAGGTGATCAACCCGGCGCACGTCATCGAACTGTGCGGCGATAAACTGGCCACCAACGCCGCGCTGCATGCCGCCGGGCTGCCGACCCCGCGCACCGGCGTGGCCTTTGACGGCGAAACGGCCCTGGCCCTGATCGAAGACCTGGGTTACCCGGTGGTGCTCAAGCCCACCGTGGGCTCCTGGGGCCGCATGGTCAGCCGCCTGAATGACCGCGCCGCCGCCGAGGCCGTCATCGAGCATAAGGAAGTGCTGGGCGGCCCCCAGCACGGCATCTTCTACGTGCAGGAACTGGTGAACAAGCCGGGGCGCGACATCCGCGCTTTTGTGGTGGGCGGCCAGTGTATCGGCGCCATCTACCGCACCAGCGAGCACTGGATTACCAACACGGCGCGGGGGGCCAAGGCCAGCAATTGCCCCGTCACGCCTGAACTGGCCGACCTGGCGGTGCGCGCCGCCGCCGCCGTTCATGGCCAGATTGTCGCCATTGACCTCGTCGAAGACCCGCAGGCCCAGAACGAGTGGGGCGGCCTGAAGATTATCGAGATCAACCACACGATGGAATTCAAGAACTCGGTGGCGACCACGGGCGTCAATATCCCGCGCCTGATGGGCGAATACGCGCTGTCCCTGCTGTAA
- the lysW gene encoding lysine biosynthesis protein LysW has product MTIIQFENPDTGATIELTSPELGELVTDDETGVEYEVVSVDPPRLEAAPQEAEDWGE; this is encoded by the coding sequence ATGACTATCATTCAATTTGAAAATCCCGATACGGGTGCCACCATCGAACTGACCAGCCCCGAACTGGGCGAGCTTGTGACCGACGACGAAACTGGCGTGGAGTACGAGGTGGTCTCGGTGGACCCCCCCCGCCTGGAAGCGGCCCCGCAGGAAGCGGAGGACTGGGGCGAGTAA
- a CDS encoding homoaconitate hydratase (catalyzes the formation of homoisocitrate from cis-homoaconitate) produces the protein MPRLWKFGDSVNTDDILPGKFAPFMAGEDVFQTFAFHYIRPEFAAQVRPGDVLIGGRNWGLGSSREYAPQALKKLQIGGIVAPSFARIHYRNLLNLGIPAFEYDLTSLLDDGAEVSLDVNTGLLTHAGGTVQLPPPPEFLREALAEGSILAFFKKHGRFPGERA, from the coding sequence ATGCCCCGACTCTGGAAGTTTGGCGACAGCGTGAACACCGACGACATCCTGCCCGGCAAGTTTGCCCCCTTTATGGCCGGCGAGGACGTGTTTCAAACCTTCGCCTTTCATTACATTCGCCCCGAGTTTGCCGCGCAGGTGCGCCCAGGCGACGTGCTGATCGGCGGACGCAACTGGGGTCTGGGGTCCAGCCGCGAATATGCCCCGCAGGCCCTGAAGAAATTACAGATCGGCGGCATCGTGGCGCCCAGCTTCGCGCGCATTCATTACCGCAACCTCCTCAACCTGGGGATTCCGGCCTTCGAATACGACCTGACCAGCCTGCTGGATGACGGCGCCGAGGTCTCGCTGGATGTGAATACTGGCCTGCTGACCCACGCGGGCGGCACCGTGCAGCTGCCCCCACCCCCCGAATTTCTGCGCGAGGCGCTCGCAGAGGGCAGTATCCTGGCGTTTTTCAAGAAGCACGGCCGTTTTCCCGGCGAGAGGGCTTGA
- a CDS encoding RidA family protein yields the protein MRFLQPSGLAPAVGYTPAVEVSGGRTLYISGQVALDVAGALVGGRDFEAQARQCFQNIGHALAAADLTFGHVVKLGLYVLDISQVGTLRRVRDEFVDTAQPPASTLVQVSAFFRPDLLVEIEAIAVAPMPQRTP from the coding sequence GTGAGATTCCTTCAGCCGTCTGGTCTGGCTCCTGCCGTGGGCTACACCCCGGCGGTCGAGGTGAGCGGCGGCCGGACCCTGTACATCTCCGGGCAAGTGGCGCTGGACGTGGCGGGCGCTCTGGTAGGTGGCCGCGACTTTGAAGCCCAGGCGCGGCAGTGTTTTCAGAATATCGGCCACGCCCTGGCTGCCGCTGACCTGACCTTTGGCCATGTGGTCAAACTGGGCCTGTACGTGCTGGACATCTCGCAGGTGGGCACGCTGCGCCGGGTGCGCGACGAATTCGTGGACACGGCCCAGCCGCCCGCCAGCACGCTGGTACAGGTGAGCGCCTTCTTTCGCCCCGACCTGCTGGTCGAAATTGAGGCCATCGCCGTGGCCCCCATGCCCCAAAGGACGCCCTGA
- a CDS encoding 3-isopropylmalate dehydratase large subunit, with translation MTVLELRPQTMAEKILSQRGAQRVYAGDLAVVEVDQVMVVDSIAQSFIERMERDLAALPKYPERVSIVIDHVAPASTVSVAQAQKEAREYAARTGVRLFDVGRGICHQVLMEEGLARPGWIVLGSDSHSTTYGAVAAFGSGMGATDIALAAASGKTWLKVPESVKVTFTGDLRPGVGAKDAALEMIRVLGADGATYQSIEMHAGDRFTRGERMTLANLCVEAGAKVGLVVPGGEILTGYGYEVPGWVYPDEGATYVRELTLDLSALNPRMSAPSEVDNVHDVAALRGLRVDQVFIGTCTNGRIEDLHAAAEVLRGQRVAAGTRLLVIPASSEVMEQAMADGTLLTLQRAGAVLGTPGCGPCMGRHQGVLAPGEVCVSTSNRNFIGRMGDKDAQIYLASPAVAAATAVLGHIGLPQDVQRDVA, from the coding sequence ATGACTGTTCTCGAGCTCCGCCCACAGACGATGGCGGAAAAGATTCTGTCCCAGCGCGGCGCGCAGCGGGTGTATGCCGGCGACCTCGCGGTGGTCGAGGTGGACCAGGTGATGGTCGTGGACTCTATTGCCCAGAGCTTTATCGAGCGCATGGAGCGCGACCTGGCGGCCCTCCCCAAATATCCTGAGCGGGTCTCCATCGTGATTGATCACGTGGCACCGGCCAGCACGGTCAGTGTGGCCCAGGCGCAAAAAGAAGCCCGCGAGTACGCTGCCCGCACCGGCGTGCGCCTGTTTGACGTGGGGCGCGGCATCTGCCATCAGGTGCTGATGGAAGAGGGGCTGGCCCGGCCCGGCTGGATTGTGCTGGGGTCTGACAGCCACTCGACGACCTACGGCGCGGTGGCTGCCTTTGGCAGCGGCATGGGCGCCACGGACATCGCCCTGGCGGCGGCCAGCGGCAAAACCTGGTTGAAGGTGCCTGAGAGCGTCAAGGTGACGTTCACCGGCGACCTGCGCCCTGGGGTAGGGGCCAAGGACGCCGCCCTGGAGATGATCCGGGTGCTGGGGGCCGACGGCGCCACCTACCAGAGCATCGAGATGCACGCCGGAGACCGCTTTACACGGGGGGAACGCATGACCCTGGCCAACCTGTGCGTCGAAGCCGGCGCCAAAGTCGGCCTGGTGGTGCCGGGCGGTGAAATCCTGACTGGCTACGGCTACGAGGTGCCTGGGTGGGTGTACCCGGATGAGGGCGCGACCTATGTCCGGGAACTGACGCTGGATCTCTCGGCCCTGAACCCGCGCATGTCGGCCCCCAGTGAGGTGGACAACGTGCATGACGTGGCGGCGCTGCGCGGCTTGCGGGTGGATCAGGTGTTTATCGGGACCTGCACCAATGGCCGCATTGAGGACCTGCACGCCGCCGCCGAGGTGCTGCGCGGGCAGCGGGTGGCCGCTGGCACACGCCTGCTGGTGATTCCGGCCAGCAGCGAGGTCATGGAGCAGGCGATGGCCGACGGCACCCTCCTGACCCTGCAGCGGGCCGGGGCGGTGCTGGGCACGCCGGGCTGCGGGCCGTGTATGGGCCGCCACCAGGGGGTGTTGGCCCCCGGCGAGGTCTGTGTCAGCACCAGCAACCGCAACTTTATTGGCCGCATGGGCGACAAGGACGCGCAGATTTACCTGGCCAGCCCAGCGGTGGCCGCCGCCACGGCGGTGCTGGGCCACATTGGTTTGCCACAGGACGTACAGAGGGACGTGGCATGA
- a CDS encoding esterase/lipase family protein, producing MTVRRSALPAALPAALTLSVLLAACTAPTQPPAPDAMLAPAATRTPTPPEPTAAPTPTTDLSKTYPGGQPMTAQALDKSVPLILVHGLGGFGRDEALGLRYWGGLLDVEQDLRAQGYRVFTASMGPVSSNWDRAAELYAQIKGGCVDYGAAHAAQHGHARTDPAKCYAGFYPAWDAAHPVNLLGHSMGGQTARTLVKLLDDGHSANGANASGSLYSGGRAGWVRSVMTVSSPNSGSPAADTLQGAIPMFKNLILAFAASVGAADPENFVYNFDLGHWGLTRAPGERFSAYQNRVFASRIWTSTDQAAYDLSPDGAAALNRWVGRSRTTRYFSWETNATTPGLLSGWHYPTLTMNPVMSVVAFPYAPPLSPGLGNIGGRSPAGAVTYDRSWWPNDGLVPNKSMNAPLNETSTAYSSGVTAPGSWSRLGRVSGYDHIDITGNLSFRDVKAFYRNQAAFLAGQN from the coding sequence ATGACTGTTCGCCGCTCTGCCCTGCCTGCTGCCCTGCCTGCTGCCCTGACCCTGTCTGTCCTGCTCGCCGCGTGTACGGCCCCCACGCAGCCCCCAGCGCCCGACGCGATGCTGGCCCCTGCAGCCACCCGCACCCCCACGCCCCCAGAACCGACCGCCGCACCCACGCCCACGACCGACCTCAGCAAGACCTATCCGGGGGGCCAGCCCATGACCGCGCAGGCGCTGGACAAGAGCGTGCCCCTGATTCTGGTGCATGGCCTGGGCGGCTTTGGGCGAGATGAGGCGCTGGGTCTGCGCTACTGGGGGGGCCTGCTGGACGTGGAACAGGACCTGCGCGCCCAGGGCTACCGGGTCTTTACGGCCAGCATGGGGCCCGTCAGCAGCAACTGGGACCGCGCCGCCGAACTGTACGCGCAGATCAAGGGCGGCTGCGTGGATTATGGCGCCGCGCACGCCGCGCAGCATGGGCACGCCCGTACCGACCCCGCCAAGTGCTACGCCGGCTTCTATCCGGCCTGGGACGCCGCGCATCCGGTGAATCTCTTGGGGCACTCGATGGGCGGGCAGACGGCCCGCACACTGGTCAAACTGCTGGACGACGGCCACAGTGCCAATGGGGCCAACGCCAGCGGCAGCCTGTATTCCGGAGGCCGTGCCGGCTGGGTGCGCAGCGTCATGACGGTCAGCAGCCCCAACAGCGGCAGCCCCGCCGCCGACACGCTGCAGGGCGCCATTCCCATGTTCAAGAACCTGATTCTGGCCTTTGCTGCCAGCGTGGGCGCCGCCGACCCCGAGAACTTCGTCTACAACTTTGACCTGGGGCACTGGGGCCTGACCCGCGCGCCGGGCGAGCGCTTCAGCGCCTACCAGAACCGCGTATTTGCTTCCAGAATCTGGACCAGCACCGACCAGGCCGCTTACGACCTGAGCCCCGACGGCGCGGCGGCGCTCAACCGCTGGGTCGGGCGCAGCCGCACCACCCGGTACTTCTCGTGGGAGACCAACGCCACCACGCCGGGCCTGCTAAGCGGCTGGCACTACCCCACCCTCACCATGAACCCGGTGATGTCGGTGGTGGCGTTTCCTTACGCGCCGCCCCTGAGCCCCGGTCTGGGCAACATTGGCGGGCGCAGTCCAGCGGGGGCCGTGACCTACGACCGCAGCTGGTGGCCCAACGACGGCCTGGTGCCCAACAAGTCCATGAACGCGCCCCTGAATGAGACCAGCACAGCCTACAGCAGCGGCGTTACCGCGCCGGGCAGCTGGTCACGGCTGGGCCGGGTGAGCGGCTACGACCACATTGACATCACGGGGAACCTGTCCTTCCGCGACGTGAAAGCGTTTTACCGCAATCAGGCGGCGTTCCTGGCTGGACAGAACTGA
- a CDS encoding transposase, protein MRLEKLKSRTRSFERLVGLTPAAFDQLVIELELLWEQAHRRFLLRAGRVRRIGAGNTFKLDLGQRLLVTLLYLRQYFTMHVLGLLFDLDAANVCRNIHGLLPVLEQALPAPLRPRTLQAQPDEAPGKASKKPRKIRSLDEFLEVFPGLTDVIVDGTEQPRGQPKVKKGQKPGKKAVGRPRGKKRFYSVKQGTHTLKTQVAVTPGGLSVHLSATASGRTHDMKVLRRSRLMTRLPRHVRVWGDRGYTGIEKVYPDQETIVPAKRPRKGALSQEQRELNRLISKVRITAANVINRIKKFRACKEFFRNQPSRHGVIWGCVAGLVNLRWQRRRHGPIL, encoded by the coding sequence TTGCGGCTGGAGAAGCTGAAGTCCCGAACGCGTTCCTTCGAGCGGCTGGTGGGGTTAACGCCCGCAGCGTTTGACCAACTCGTGATTGAACTGGAGCTGTTGTGGGAGCAGGCCCACCGCCGCTTTCTGCTGCGCGCCGGACGGGTGAGGCGCATCGGGGCGGGCAACACCTTCAAGCTGGACCTGGGCCAGCGGCTGCTGGTCACGCTGCTCTATCTGCGGCAGTACTTCACGATGCACGTCTTGGGCCTGCTGTTCGATTTGGACGCGGCGAACGTCTGCCGCAACATCCACGGCCTGTTGCCGGTGTTGGAGCAGGCCTTGCCTGCTCCCCTGCGTCCCCGGACGCTCCAAGCCCAGCCGGACGAAGCTCCTGGCAAAGCGAGCAAGAAGCCGAGAAAGATTCGTTCGCTGGACGAGTTCTTGGAGGTGTTCCCCGGGCTGACGGACGTCATTGTGGACGGAACTGAGCAGCCCCGGGGGCAGCCGAAAGTGAAGAAGGGGCAGAAGCCAGGCAAGAAGGCGGTCGGGCGGCCCAGGGGCAAGAAGCGGTTCTACAGTGTCAAGCAGGGCACCCACACCCTCAAAACCCAGGTGGCGGTGACGCCCGGGGGGCTGAGCGTCCACCTCAGTGCGACCGCCAGCGGTCGCACTCACGACATGAAGGTGCTGCGGCGTTCCCGGCTGATGACTCGGCTTCCCAGGCACGTCCGGGTGTGGGGGGACCGCGGGTACACCGGAATAGAGAAGGTCTATCCCGACCAGGAGACCATCGTGCCCGCCAAGCGCCCCAGGAAGGGCGCGTTGAGCCAAGAGCAACGCGAGCTGAACCGCCTGATCTCCAAAGTGCGGATCACCGCCGCGAATGTCATCAACCGCATCAAGAAGTTCCGCGCCTGCAAGGAGTTCTTCAGGAACCAGCCCTCACGGCACGGCGTGATCTGGGGCTGCGTCGCTGGACTCGTCAATCTCCGCTGGCAACGTCGACGCCACGGCCCCATTCTCTGA